The following coding sequences lie in one Stegostoma tigrinum isolate sSteTig4 chromosome 31, sSteTig4.hap1, whole genome shotgun sequence genomic window:
- the LOC125466355 gene encoding gap junction delta-3 protein-like translates to MGEWNFLSDLLDSVKNHSPMLGRIWLLLMVIFRMLVLATVGSDIFEDEQEEFICNTLQPGCKQVCYNKAFPISPFRFWMFHIVILSIPTLLFVVYAVHQSSKKKPDDVSLKERKGLSSDPPKLQKFYLIHVILRLLTEIGLVVSQFLIYGFTIEPQFLCFGFPCPHTVDCFVSRPMEKTVFLMFYFVIGVISATVSFVELVHVFRKLFCGKPLKACEQQNRSNSNYEKGRDPHAVRLMEKKSTVTCNTNYSDVESSHKSKSLGSSNSVRSSQSSTKKPPLHI, encoded by the coding sequence ATGGGAGAATGGAACTTCCTCAGCGATCTCCTCGATTCCGTCAAGAACCACTCGCCCATGCTGGGTCGCATTTGGCTCCTGCTGATGGTAATTTTCCGGATGCTCGTCCTGGCCACGGTGGGCAGTGACATTTTTGAGGACGAGCAAGAGGAGTTTATCTGCAACACGCTGCAGCCGGGCTGTAAACAGGTCTGTTACAATAAGGCTTTTCCTATTTCACCGTTTAGGTTCTGGATGTTTCACATCGTGATTCTGTCCATCCCGACCCTACTGTTTGTGGTCTATGCTGTACACCAGTCCTCTAAGAAGAAACCAGACGACGTTAGCCTCAAAGAAAGAAAAGGGCTGTCCTCTGATCCGCCAAAATTACAGAAATTCTACTTGATTCATGTGATTCTGCGTCTGCTCACTGAGATCGGCCTCGTCGTTTCTCAGTTTTTAATATACGGCTTTACGATCGAACCCCAGTTTCTCTGCTTCGGCTTCCCATGCCCTCACACAGTGGACTGTTTCGTTTCCCGTCCAATGGAGAAGACAGTCTTTTTAATGTTCTACTTCGTAATTGGTGTCATTTCTGCGACTGTTAGCTTTGTAGAATTGGTGCACGTTTTTCGCAAATTGTTTTGTGGGAAGCCACTGAAAGCCTGCGAGCAACAGAACCGGTCAAACAGTAATTATGAGAAAGGGAGGGATCCCCACGCAGTCCGGCTAATGGAGAAGAAAAGTACAGTCACTTGCAACACCAACTATTCTGACGTGGAGTCTTCTCACAAGAGCAAATCATTAGGTAGCAGCAACAGTGTAAGATCCTCACAGTCAAGTACAAAGAAACCCCCTCTTCATATCTAA